CTAAACAGATGGGTGCATTCGCCGCAGATCCTCTCGATTTCGTCCTCGCAGCGCTCGATCTCCAGCAGGTCCTGAACCGCGGTCTCGCCCGCCATCACGGGGTGATCCCAGGTATGGTTCCCAATGGCGTGCCCCTCGGCGACCTCCTCCGCCGCCAGTGCGGGATGAAGCTGGATCTCCCTGCCCACGAGGAAGAAGGTGAGCTTCAATCCCCGCTTCCGGGCGAGCCGAAGAACAGAGGAGGTATAACGGGGATCAGGGCCGTCATCGAAGGTCAGGGCAACCACCTTCTCGTCGCTCTTCACGCGCCAGATGATCTCGCTGGGCTCGTTCTCCGCGTGCTGCGATGTATTCGCCGCCGCGCCCTCGCGTTCGCCCATGGCGCCGGGCGACCGCGCGGCCACCATGGCGCACAGGGCAAGCGTCGGCAGGCAGATGAGCACAGTTCGCCCTGTGTTCGTCCGGATCATCATCGGAACTCCGGTCAACGCAACAGGCGGCAGCGGCTCACAGCTCCCTCAGCAGAGGCCGGATTCCTGTGCGCTGGAGCAGAGAATACGGGGCCGGTGAGAAATGAACGGCCTCGCCGCCCACCTGGAGCCGGCCGTGCGAGCGCTGAACGAACCGTCGCGGCGGCCGGCGCACCAGGCGCGCCGACTCCGGACTGTTCACCGCGCGGCCAGGTTCCCTGGAGCTGGCGACCTGCGCCACCGCGCCCGTGCGCGGTCCCGGCTACGCCTCCAGCACAAAGACCTGGTCGCCCTCGTGGACGCGCTCATCCACCTTGGTGCCGATGACCTGGCCCGCCGCCGCCTGCTGCACCTGCTCGTGCTCGACCTGCATCGAGCCCACGGTCTGGGTGAAATCAGCAGTGGCGCCGCGGATGTGGATGGTGTCGCCGACCTTGAGGCTGTCGGTGAGCTCGACAATCCCCACGCTGATCTTGCCGAAGTAATGCGTGATTCTTCCGACGGCACGCTCGTGCGGCTTCTCAGTCATGGTCGCGCCTCCTCCCTGCGGTAGTGACCAACGACGGATCCGCGCTCGGTCCAGTTTCGGCATCTGCGCCACGGCTCCTGCCGTCCGCCGCCGTCCTTTCCGCCTATCCCGGCGAGCCCCTCAGAGCGCCGCTCCGCCGCGCACTCTTGCGTTTGAATCGCAGGTCAATTACGTGCTTGCACCCTCCTTCAACCACCCCCGAACCGATGGGCCAGCCGGCAGCTCGAGACAGGGGATAGCGCAGTCGCGCCTGAGGGGCCCCCAGGTAGTTAGCCGTTTTGCGCAGCACTTCGTCAGGATCGGCCACCGTGTGCGCCAGCTCGCGCAGCTCTTCCTCCAGTCCTTCGGAATGCCCGCATCGCAGTTCCCCATTCCAGTGCCCCACCAGCGCCGCCGTCTCCGCCGTGCCTTCCCCATGCACCACCCGCCCCGCCGCCCACAAATGCTCACATGCGTGATACCAGTGGCTAAGCCCTTCGGGCCGCCATGGCGGTCTTTCAGACCTAGCCATCCAGAATCTGGGTCGGGCGCGATAACATCGTGGTCGCGGTCTCCCAAATCCACGGCGCGCCATCGGCGACGACCGCCGTCGCCTGGGCCGTGGGTGCGCCGCGGACCAATGCTTCCCGGTACAGTGGTTCTTCGAACTCCTGCGCTGGCAGCCAATCGGCAATGTAGGTCACCGCTCGTGGTTTGCCCTGTCGCCAGCCCATGAAAGTGGCCACCTTGATCTCGCGCCACCCGTCTTCCAGGTGCGTCGTGGTACCGTCAATCTCCGCCACCATACGCCCCTTGACCCGCTGCGCATACGGCTCCGGCGTCAGTTCCGCCGCTCCCCAGCGCCCCACGATGCGCTGCGCCGCCCGCAGCGACACCTCGATTGCGCATAAGCGGCGCAAGCTGGTGAGCGCCTGGCGGTAAGGCAGCGCCGCTGCCTGCTGCGCCACCGCTTCCTCGAGGTGGCGACTGAAGCCATGCTTCCACCCCAGCCACTCGTCCGCGGGAAAACTGCGGGCCCCACATCCCTGACACCGCAGGTACTGCCGCACCACCCGCACCGGCCCCAAGCGGGTGAGTACGGTGCGCGAGCGCTGGCTGTGGGCGTGGCGACGATTGCCGCACTCACATTGGCGCTCGGCTTGCGCCTGCGCCGTCTCTGCCCGTACCTGTAACCCCGCCTGCAATACCCGCTGGCCTAGTTTGCGGCTCCATGCCAGCGCCATTTGTTCCGCCGCTTCCCCACTGGCGGCGGTCATCACCTGCGCCCATAACGCTTGAACTTCCCCTGCCACCGACCGTGCCAACTGCGCCACCCGCGGCAGCCCGGCTGCGTTTAGTGCTATCACAAGGCCGCTATCCTTCCCGCCGAGCTTCGGCCCGGCTGCGATTTGGTCATCCACGGAAGGATAGCACTTTTTTCTCCCCATCCCCACTCTTTGGAGTCACACCCCCGCAAGGCATAGGGGTTTACAAGTGGCTGGGGGTTGTGTTATACTTCGACTAGGATTGCGGGGTGGAGCAGTCAGGAAGCTCGTCGGGCTCATAACCCGAAGGTCGCTGGTT
The sequence above is drawn from the Armatimonadota bacterium genome and encodes:
- a CDS encoding polysaccharide deacetylase family protein; this encodes MMIRTNTGRTVLICLPTLALCAMVAARSPGAMGEREGAAANTSQHAENEPSEIIWRVKSDEKVVALTFDDGPDPRYTSSVLRLARKRGLKLTFFLVGREIQLHPALAAEEVAEGHAIGNHTWDHPVMAGETAVQDLLEIERCEDEIERICGECTHLFRPPKGLWDRDTFLTAEALGYRMILWSVALEHHSAHTPEEMAQRVLDKVRPGMIVLAHDGEPCHPANREKTMRALPILVDGLQHQGYRFVTVPQLLELRAGAR